One stretch of Siphonobacter curvatus DNA includes these proteins:
- a CDS encoding ammonium transporter, producing MQKPSYVPLLILTAVSLLGVFMPSLPAQINTEGLNSGDMAWMIVASAFVLLMTPGLAYFYGGMVNAKNVISTMFQSFIGMGVISVLWVVIGFSLAFGDSIKIGDYGFVGNPMTYFMWNGVLESKPWSLAPTIPLALFALFQLKFAVITPALVTGSMAERINFRSYVLFMILFSIFVYSPLAHMTWHPEGFLFKLGVLDFAGGTVVHMSAGWAALAGAMYLKRRKSHMEANFLPPANIPFVLLGTALLWFGWFGFNAGSAVGATPLAVSAFATTNFAAATAGLAWVLFDAAKGKKVSSLGFCIGAVVGLVAITPAAGFVTIPVALFIGTVAGITSNYFAHLKAKGSLDDTLDVFPCHGIGGMVGLIMTGIFASSKVNSAVAVDGLAYGAFDTFKAHMIALVLVSIFAFTLSYALLWLTDKILPLRVNDDDEKVGLDVSQHDEFLMEA from the coding sequence ATGCAAAAACCATCGTACGTTCCATTGCTTATCCTGACTGCGGTCAGTTTGTTGGGGGTTTTCATGCCCAGTCTCCCAGCTCAAATTAACACGGAAGGGCTTAATTCGGGTGATATGGCCTGGATGATTGTCGCTTCAGCTTTTGTACTGCTCATGACTCCTGGTCTGGCGTACTTCTACGGCGGAATGGTGAACGCGAAAAACGTGATTTCCACCATGTTCCAGAGTTTCATTGGTATGGGTGTGATTTCCGTACTGTGGGTTGTGATTGGCTTTAGTCTGGCCTTCGGTGATTCAATTAAAATTGGTGATTACGGTTTTGTCGGTAACCCCATGACCTACTTCATGTGGAATGGTGTACTCGAAAGTAAGCCCTGGTCACTGGCTCCGACCATCCCACTGGCTCTCTTCGCTCTTTTCCAACTGAAGTTTGCCGTGATTACGCCCGCTCTTGTAACGGGTTCTATGGCCGAGCGGATCAACTTCCGTAGCTACGTACTGTTTATGATTTTGTTCAGCATTTTCGTATACAGCCCACTGGCTCACATGACTTGGCATCCCGAAGGTTTCCTCTTTAAACTCGGCGTACTGGATTTCGCTGGTGGTACCGTCGTACACATGTCGGCTGGTTGGGCTGCTTTGGCTGGTGCTATGTACCTGAAACGCCGGAAGTCACACATGGAAGCGAACTTCCTGCCTCCCGCGAACATTCCTTTCGTACTGTTAGGTACGGCTCTGCTGTGGTTTGGCTGGTTTGGCTTCAACGCGGGTTCAGCGGTAGGAGCTACGCCTTTGGCCGTATCTGCTTTCGCTACGACTAACTTTGCAGCCGCTACGGCTGGTCTGGCCTGGGTACTGTTTGATGCAGCAAAAGGTAAAAAAGTGTCTTCACTCGGCTTCTGTATCGGTGCCGTGGTAGGTCTGGTCGCTATTACGCCCGCCGCTGGTTTCGTAACGATTCCCGTTGCTCTGTTCATTGGTACGGTAGCGGGTATTACTTCCAACTACTTCGCTCATCTGAAAGCTAAAGGTTCTCTGGATGATACGCTCGACGTATTCCCTTGCCACGGTATCGGTGGTATGGTTGGTTTGATCATGACGGGTATCTTCGCTAGCAGCAAAGTAAACTCTGCGGTTGCTGTAGATGGTCTGGCTTATGGAGCATTTGACACCTTCAAAGCCCACATGATTGCCCTGGTATTGGTATCGATCTTCGCCTTCACGCTTTCCTATGCATTACTGTGGCTGACGGACAAAATCCTGCCCCTGCGTGTGAATGATGACGACGAAAAAGTAGGTCTGGACGTAAGTCAACACGATGAATTTTTAATGGAGGCCTAA
- a CDS encoding 16S rRNA (uracil(1498)-N(3))-methyltransferase, producing MHLFYEPDIQQRLFLSEEESRHAVKVLRLSTGDTLKIVDGKGFRYEAEIVDPNPKRCSVRIRSVEQEATVRSFSIHLAIAPTKDLDRIEWMLEKCVEVGVDQVSFIRTRRTDERYWKGKSIHLDRLEKIAVSALKQSLKLTMPRVEGLIPWDAFLENLPADRQKLIAHLENEDRQLLKYRATPGGSYVILIGPEGDFTTQEIAEAKEKGFLAVSLGESRLRTETAGLIAVHTLDLLNQ from the coding sequence ATGCACTTATTTTATGAGCCGGATATTCAGCAACGGCTATTTTTATCAGAAGAGGAGTCACGGCACGCGGTAAAAGTGCTTCGTTTATCAACGGGAGATACGTTGAAAATTGTGGACGGAAAGGGTTTCCGCTACGAAGCCGAAATCGTCGATCCCAATCCTAAACGCTGCTCCGTACGGATCCGCTCGGTGGAGCAGGAGGCTACGGTACGGTCGTTCTCCATTCATCTGGCGATTGCTCCTACCAAAGATCTGGATCGAATCGAATGGATGCTGGAAAAATGCGTGGAAGTAGGCGTAGACCAGGTGAGTTTTATCCGTACCCGTCGTACCGATGAGCGGTACTGGAAAGGAAAATCCATTCACCTGGACCGACTGGAAAAAATTGCAGTTTCAGCTCTGAAACAGTCCCTGAAACTGACGATGCCGCGGGTAGAAGGCCTTATTCCCTGGGACGCATTCTTGGAAAATCTTCCCGCCGATCGCCAGAAATTGATTGCTCATTTGGAAAATGAAGATCGCCAGCTGCTCAAATATCGAGCTACGCCGGGCGGCTCTTACGTGATTCTGATCGGTCCGGAAGGAGATTTTACCACACAGGAAATTGCGGAAGCAAAAGAAAAAGGATTTTTAGCCGTTAGTTTAGGGGAAAGCCGGCTCCGTACGGAAACCGCTGGCCTCATTGCAGTACATACGCTGGATTTACTTAATCAATAA
- a CDS encoding glutamine synthetase III family protein: MALARFKALDLAQSRQSTPVKVPSEKVTEYFGSLIFNEEAMRSLLSPDTFQRITKSIKEGHKIDRDTADEVAAAMKSWAVSKGASHYTHWFQPLTGTTAEKHDAFFDIVPGTGKAIEKFKGSALVQQEPDASSFPNGGIRSTFEARGYTAWDPSSPAFIMENAAGTSTLCIPSVFVAYTGEALDYKTPLLKSIELIDKAATKVMSEYFDRNTEKTIPTLGAEQEYFLIDEALFNARPDLLMSGRTVFGHAPAKGQQLEDHYFGSIPPRVNAFMVEFEIEAQRLGIPVRTRHNEVAPAQFEVAPTFEEVNLACDHNALLMDLMQKVAARHKFKVLFHEKPFAGINGSGKHNNWSLATDTGINVLGPSTKPKESLRFVSFLVCVVKAVHDNADLLRAAIATAGNEHRLGANEAPPAIMSVFLGSEMSRVIDTLENMPPMTEFKLEKGDNVYLKLGINKVPSLLLDNTDRNRTSPFAFTGNKFEFRAVGSSANSASAMTILNTIVADQLIQFRKDVDALIDTDLKKELAIVEVLKKYIKSSKRIIFEGNGYSDEWVEEAERRGLANIRSAPEALGVYTRKEVAELFEKYDIFTEKELHARYEIELENYIKKIQIESRVIGDLAINHILSTALKYQSQLVDNVKGQKDIGIEEKYYAPTVETIKRIAEYTAKIQILVDEMTEARKQANAIQDSAEQARLYGTKVKGYFDEIRYYVDKLELIVDDDEWPLVKYRELLMLR, encoded by the coding sequence ATGGCATTAGCACGTTTTAAAGCGTTAGATCTGGCACAGTCCCGCCAGTCAACTCCTGTCAAAGTCCCCTCGGAAAAAGTGACCGAGTACTTTGGTAGTTTAATCTTCAACGAAGAGGCGATGCGTTCCCTGCTGAGCCCCGACACGTTTCAGCGAATTACGAAGTCCATTAAAGAAGGACATAAAATTGATCGTGATACGGCCGATGAAGTAGCCGCTGCGATGAAGTCATGGGCCGTTTCGAAGGGAGCATCCCACTATACGCATTGGTTCCAGCCCCTGACGGGTACTACGGCTGAGAAACATGATGCCTTTTTTGATATTGTACCGGGAACGGGTAAGGCGATTGAGAAATTCAAAGGTTCGGCTCTGGTACAGCAGGAGCCCGACGCGAGTTCATTCCCCAACGGTGGAATCCGAAGTACCTTCGAAGCTCGTGGCTATACGGCTTGGGATCCTTCGTCGCCCGCCTTTATTATGGAAAATGCGGCAGGTACCTCTACGCTTTGTATTCCGAGTGTGTTCGTCGCCTACACGGGCGAGGCTCTGGACTACAAAACGCCCCTGTTGAAATCCATCGAGCTGATTGATAAAGCAGCCACGAAGGTGATGAGCGAGTACTTCGACCGGAATACGGAGAAGACCATCCCTACGCTCGGAGCCGAACAGGAATATTTCTTGATTGACGAAGCCCTCTTTAATGCTCGTCCTGATTTATTAATGTCGGGTCGTACCGTATTCGGTCATGCTCCCGCCAAAGGTCAGCAACTGGAAGATCACTATTTCGGCTCGATTCCTCCGCGGGTAAATGCCTTTATGGTAGAGTTTGAAATAGAGGCTCAGCGTCTGGGCATTCCCGTGCGTACACGTCACAACGAGGTAGCTCCCGCTCAGTTTGAAGTAGCTCCTACGTTTGAGGAAGTAAACCTGGCCTGCGATCACAACGCCCTGCTGATGGATTTGATGCAGAAAGTGGCCGCTCGGCATAAGTTTAAAGTACTCTTCCACGAGAAACCATTCGCGGGGATCAACGGTTCGGGTAAACACAACAACTGGTCACTAGCAACGGACACGGGCATCAACGTACTCGGCCCCAGCACGAAACCCAAGGAAAGCCTGCGTTTTGTAAGCTTCCTGGTCTGCGTGGTGAAAGCCGTACACGATAACGCAGATCTGCTGCGGGCTGCCATTGCTACGGCGGGTAACGAACACCGTTTGGGGGCGAACGAAGCTCCTCCGGCCATCATGTCGGTATTCCTGGGTTCAGAAATGAGCCGCGTCATTGATACGCTGGAAAACATGCCGCCGATGACGGAGTTCAAACTCGAAAAAGGCGACAACGTATACCTGAAACTGGGTATCAACAAAGTGCCTTCGCTGTTGCTCGACAACACCGACCGTAACCGTACCTCGCCTTTTGCCTTTACGGGTAATAAATTCGAATTCCGGGCGGTAGGTTCTTCAGCGAACTCTGCGTCGGCCATGACGATCCTGAATACGATTGTAGCCGATCAACTGATTCAGTTCCGCAAAGACGTAGATGCGTTAATCGATACGGATCTGAAGAAAGAGCTGGCCATTGTCGAAGTGCTTAAGAAGTACATCAAGTCTTCGAAGCGAATCATTTTCGAAGGCAACGGCTATTCTGACGAGTGGGTGGAAGAAGCTGAACGTCGCGGTCTGGCGAACATTCGTTCGGCCCCGGAAGCTCTGGGCGTATATACCCGTAAGGAAGTGGCAGAACTCTTCGAGAAATATGATATTTTCACGGAGAAAGAACTACACGCTCGCTACGAAATCGAACTGGAAAATTACATCAAGAAAATTCAGATTGAGTCACGGGTGATTGGCGATCTCGCCATCAACCATATTCTTTCTACGGCTCTCAAGTACCAGTCACAACTGGTGGATAACGTCAAAGGCCAGAAAGACATTGGGATCGAGGAGAAGTACTACGCTCCGACGGTGGAAACCATCAAACGGATTGCCGAGTACACGGCCAAAATTCAGATCCTGGTTGATGAAATGACCGAAGCCCGGAAACAGGCTAATGCCATTCAGGATAGTGCGGAGCAGGCTCGCCTGTACGGAACGAAAGTGAAGGGTTATTTTGACGAGATCCGTTACTACGTTGATAAGCTTGAACTGATTGTAGACGACGATGAATGGCCGCTGGTGAAATACCGTGAGTTACTGATGCTTCGCTAG
- a CDS encoding DUF4159 domain-containing protein: MKRLGMLMVLWLAGLCLNTLPAMAQTIRIAKLKYGGGGDWYANKTSLPNLIKFCNQNLKTNIAAEEDIVEPGSAELFNYPFVHMTGHGNVVFTDAEAQNIRKYLVAGGFLHIDDNYGLEKFIRREMKKVFPELNFVEVPFNHPLYKAKYVFPNGLPKVHEHDGKAPQGYGLIWQGRLVCFFSYECDLGNGWEDQSVYNDPEPVRQKALQMGANLVYYAMTTF, encoded by the coding sequence ATGAAACGACTCGGAATGCTCATGGTCCTTTGGCTGGCAGGCCTTTGTCTGAACACGTTACCAGCGATGGCCCAAACGATCCGCATTGCCAAGCTAAAGTACGGGGGCGGTGGTGACTGGTACGCGAACAAAACGTCTTTGCCCAATCTGATCAAGTTTTGCAATCAGAACCTTAAAACCAATATTGCGGCCGAAGAAGATATCGTGGAGCCAGGGAGTGCCGAGCTTTTTAATTACCCCTTTGTACACATGACGGGTCATGGTAATGTCGTTTTCACGGACGCCGAAGCTCAAAATATTCGTAAGTATCTCGTCGCCGGAGGATTTTTGCACATCGACGATAATTACGGCTTGGAAAAATTCATTCGCCGCGAGATGAAGAAGGTATTTCCTGAGCTGAATTTTGTGGAAGTACCCTTTAATCATCCCTTGTACAAAGCCAAATACGTCTTCCCGAACGGGTTGCCTAAGGTGCACGAACACGACGGCAAAGCTCCACAAGGCTACGGTCTGATTTGGCAAGGGCGACTGGTTTGCTTCTTCAGTTACGAATGTGATTTGGGAAATGGCTGGGAAGATCAGAGCGTATACAACGATCCGGAACCCGTCCGGCAGAAAGCTCTACAAATGGGGGCGAATTTGGTTTATTACGCCATGACCACTTTTTAG
- a CDS encoding 4Fe-4S binding protein, translating into MAIMITDECINCGACEPECPNTAIYEGGVSWTFAGGTALVDVELGDGTVMSAKETQTPFSEEFYYIVTDKCTECIGFHEEPQCAAVCPVDCCVPDPDNEEDEDTLMAKKSWLHNE; encoded by the coding sequence ATGGCCATCATGATTACCGACGAGTGCATCAATTGTGGTGCCTGCGAACCCGAATGCCCCAATACCGCTATTTACGAAGGTGGGGTTTCGTGGACGTTTGCGGGAGGTACTGCTTTGGTGGACGTCGAATTAGGCGACGGGACCGTGATGAGTGCGAAAGAAACTCAGACTCCCTTTTCTGAAGAATTTTACTATATCGTTACGGATAAGTGTACAGAGTGCATCGGCTTCCACGAAGAGCCCCAGTGTGCAGCGGTATGCCCGGTAGATTGTTGCGTGCCTGATCCCGATAATGAAGAGGATGAAGATACGCTTATGGCCAAAAAATCATGGCTGCATAACGAATAG
- a CDS encoding porin yields the protein MKKAVISVFSLFCLNPVFAEVYPDYTDKPKAKTQPSSTQPTDEKKPTEEQEKKEKKEEGKITFSGYLDTYYMFNFNNPASRSNLGTSGPSSDVPSVMTPGNARAFDQKSGQFSLGLIQTKVAYTNDKIDAVADLTFGPNADLGNYGNVLGPLGNSVTSTSLAIKQAYLTYKFSSKFSVTAGQFGTHIGYEVIDAPVNFNYSLSNLFNNGPFYHIGAKAQYSFSDRAYLMAGVVNNIDNLNDNNKAKGIISQFFFSPATNWNVYVNWMGSNEQTATGKTPKGYYYSLFDLTSTYQISDKFYLGLNAAYGTNKVEITDNNTTRSQTNKWGGAAIYSNYAFSEVFGLGVRYEYFDNKEGDRAVRDAAGNGTSVNSFTVTGNFTLADGHLIIKPEFRLDAYPKLAGSVQKFEDSDGNYTKNSQSTFGLHAIVKF from the coding sequence ATGAAAAAGGCCGTAATTTCAGTTTTTTCTTTGTTTTGCTTAAATCCTGTATTTGCTGAAGTTTATCCGGATTACACGGATAAGCCGAAAGCCAAAACCCAACCTAGCTCAACGCAACCCACTGACGAAAAGAAACCCACCGAAGAGCAGGAGAAAAAAGAGAAGAAAGAAGAAGGAAAAATTACGTTTTCGGGCTATCTGGACACTTATTACATGTTCAACTTTAATAACCCCGCCTCCCGTAGTAACTTAGGTACATCCGGCCCTAGCTCTGATGTGCCGTCGGTAATGACGCCGGGTAATGCCCGGGCTTTCGATCAGAAATCGGGACAGTTTTCGTTGGGTTTGATTCAAACCAAAGTCGCCTACACGAATGATAAGATTGATGCCGTAGCCGATCTGACGTTTGGACCCAATGCCGATCTTGGTAACTATGGTAATGTGCTTGGTCCATTGGGTAATAGTGTTACTTCTACATCATTAGCGATCAAACAAGCTTATTTAACCTATAAATTCTCCAGTAAATTTTCGGTGACGGCTGGTCAGTTTGGTACGCACATTGGGTACGAAGTCATCGATGCTCCGGTCAACTTTAACTACTCGCTTTCGAATCTCTTCAATAATGGTCCTTTCTACCACATTGGAGCCAAAGCTCAGTATTCCTTTAGCGATCGGGCGTACTTGATGGCGGGGGTAGTAAATAACATTGATAACCTCAACGATAATAATAAAGCGAAGGGAATCATTTCTCAATTCTTCTTCTCTCCGGCAACGAACTGGAACGTTTACGTAAACTGGATGGGTAGCAATGAGCAAACGGCAACTGGAAAAACACCCAAAGGTTATTACTATTCTTTATTTGATTTAACTTCTACCTACCAGATTAGCGACAAATTTTACCTGGGTCTGAATGCGGCTTACGGTACGAACAAAGTAGAAATTACCGATAACAATACGACCCGTTCGCAGACCAATAAGTGGGGTGGTGCTGCTATCTACAGTAATTACGCCTTTTCTGAAGTCTTTGGCCTAGGTGTTCGCTACGAATACTTTGATAACAAGGAAGGCGACCGGGCCGTGAGGGATGCTGCAGGTAATGGTACTTCGGTAAATTCCTTTACGGTAACCGGAAACTTTACCCTGGCCGATGGTCACTTGATCATTAAACCTGAGTTCCGCCTCGATGCCTATCCTAAGCTAGCTGGATCGGTACAGAAGTTCGAGGATAGCGACGGAAATTATACCAAAAACAGCCAGTCTACCTTTGGTTTACACGCCATTGTTAAATTCTAA
- the mtaB gene encoding tRNA (N(6)-L-threonylcarbamoyladenosine(37)-C(2))-methylthiotransferase MtaB, producing MKKVAFYTLGCKLNFSETSTIARSFEEKGYQRVEFNQNPDIFIINTCSVTENADKKCKKIVREAQRINPDGYVAILGCYAQLKPQEIATIPGVDAVLGAAEKFRLMELIDDFRKEPTGTARVYNSNIEEVLDYHASYSLNDRTRTFLKVQDGCDYPCSYCTIPLARGASRSDTIANVVKAAREIAERGVKEIVLTGVNIGDFGIQNGIRHERFADLVKALDAVEGIERFRISSIEPNLLTDEILEFISTSQRFVPHFHVPLQSGSNKVLGLMKRRYKRELYADRVAKIKELMPHACIGVDVIVGHPGETPELFLETYQFLQELPISYLHVFTYSERASTHALDIKPIVPSQQRAERSKMLHILSEKKRRAFYESQLGRVSDVLFEEEIENGQMQGWTENYVRITAQYDPLLINEIKTVQLTTIAENGLVQVSEPELMTVHN from the coding sequence ATGAAAAAAGTAGCATTTTATACCCTAGGCTGTAAGTTAAACTTTTCCGAAACGTCGACAATTGCCCGAAGTTTCGAAGAAAAGGGTTATCAACGCGTAGAGTTCAATCAGAATCCCGACATTTTCATTATCAATACCTGTTCCGTTACGGAAAACGCCGATAAGAAGTGCAAGAAGATTGTGCGGGAAGCCCAGCGGATCAATCCGGATGGATACGTGGCGATTCTGGGCTGTTACGCTCAGTTGAAACCCCAGGAAATTGCCACCATTCCCGGAGTGGATGCCGTATTAGGAGCGGCGGAAAAATTCCGATTGATGGAACTGATCGATGATTTTCGCAAGGAACCTACCGGAACGGCCCGAGTATATAATTCGAATATTGAAGAAGTACTGGATTACCACGCCAGCTATAGCCTCAACGACCGGACGCGTACCTTTTTGAAGGTACAGGACGGTTGTGATTACCCCTGCTCCTATTGTACCATTCCCCTGGCCCGTGGAGCAAGCCGCAGTGATACGATTGCAAATGTGGTGAAAGCCGCCCGCGAAATTGCTGAACGCGGCGTGAAGGAAATTGTACTGACGGGGGTGAACATCGGCGACTTCGGGATCCAAAACGGCATTCGTCACGAACGTTTTGCGGACCTGGTTAAAGCCCTGGACGCCGTAGAAGGTATTGAACGATTCCGTATTTCGTCCATCGAGCCGAATTTACTCACGGACGAGATTCTCGAATTCATTAGTACGTCCCAGCGTTTTGTACCGCATTTCCACGTACCCCTGCAATCAGGTAGTAATAAGGTATTGGGATTGATGAAACGCCGGTACAAACGCGAACTCTATGCCGACCGGGTTGCGAAAATCAAGGAACTCATGCCGCACGCCTGCATTGGCGTGGATGTGATCGTGGGGCACCCGGGAGAAACGCCGGAGCTTTTTCTGGAAACGTACCAGTTTTTGCAGGAATTACCCATCTCGTACCTGCACGTGTTTACGTATTCGGAGCGGGCCTCTACTCACGCTCTGGACATTAAGCCCATCGTTCCTTCACAACAACGGGCCGAACGGTCAAAAATGCTGCACATTCTATCCGAGAAAAAACGGCGGGCTTTTTACGAAAGCCAGTTGGGCCGCGTATCCGACGTTTTATTCGAGGAAGAAATCGAAAACGGACAAATGCAGGGCTGGACGGAAAACTACGTTCGCATCACGGCCCAGTATGATCCCTTGCTGATCAACGAAATCAAAACCGTACAACTGACCACCATCGCTGAAAACGGATTAGTACAAGTAAGCGAACCGGAGCTGATGACCGTACATAACTAG
- a CDS encoding glutamine synthetase beta-grasp domain-containing protein — MAKAKLEYIWLDGYKPMQSLRSKTKIVDDFSGNLEELDMWSFDGSSTEQAPGRSSDCLLKPVFVCKDPARLGGNGWLVMCEVLNANGTAHESNGRATIDDDDNDFWFGFEQEYFLWDPATNKPLGFPAGGYPGPQGPYYCSVGAGKAVGRDIVEEHLELCLQAGLNVEGINAEVAMGQWEFQVFAKGAKQAGDETWIARYLLERVGEKYNVAINWHCKPLGTLDWNGSGMHANFSNTVLRTSGSKEAYETILEAFRPVVKEHVAVYGPDNHLRLTGKHETAAINKFSWGISDRGSSIRVPIATVERGWKGWLEDRRPNSAADPYKVAARIIKTVKSAEVE, encoded by the coding sequence ATGGCAAAAGCTAAATTGGAGTATATCTGGCTCGACGGTTACAAGCCCATGCAAAGCCTCCGCAGCAAAACGAAAATCGTTGACGACTTTTCGGGTAACTTGGAAGAACTCGACATGTGGTCTTTTGACGGTAGTTCTACCGAGCAAGCTCCAGGTCGCTCTTCTGATTGCTTATTGAAGCCGGTATTTGTTTGCAAAGACCCTGCTCGTTTGGGTGGCAATGGCTGGTTGGTGATGTGTGAAGTACTGAACGCAAACGGTACAGCTCACGAGTCAAACGGTCGTGCTACTATTGACGACGATGACAACGATTTCTGGTTCGGTTTTGAGCAGGAGTACTTCCTGTGGGATCCTGCTACCAACAAACCTCTGGGCTTCCCCGCGGGTGGTTACCCCGGTCCTCAGGGTCCTTACTATTGCAGCGTAGGTGCTGGTAAGGCTGTAGGTCGCGATATCGTAGAAGAACACCTCGAACTTTGCCTCCAAGCTGGTTTGAACGTAGAAGGTATCAACGCTGAAGTAGCGATGGGTCAGTGGGAATTCCAAGTATTCGCCAAAGGTGCCAAACAGGCTGGTGATGAAACCTGGATCGCTCGTTACCTGCTCGAACGCGTTGGCGAAAAATATAATGTAGCTATTAACTGGCACTGCAAACCCCTGGGAACGCTCGATTGGAACGGTTCAGGTATGCACGCCAACTTCTCGAACACGGTACTGCGTACGTCAGGTAGCAAAGAAGCTTACGAAACGATCCTCGAAGCCTTCCGCCCTGTTGTGAAAGAGCACGTTGCCGTATACGGTCCTGATAACCACCTCCGTTTGACGGGCAAGCACGAAACGGCTGCCATCAACAAATTCTCCTGGGGTATCTCCGATCGTGGTTCATCCATCCGTGTCCCCATCGCTACGGTAGAACGTGGCTGGAAAGGCTGGCTGGAAGATCGTCGTCCGAACTCGGCTGCCGATCCTTACAAAGTAGCTGCTCGTATCATCAAAACGGTGAAGAGTGCTGAAGTGGAATAA
- a CDS encoding acyl-CoA reductase gives MQLSDRIQAFVQLGNWLSSESGKQEQQEWAEIAYRKNGWFIPELVVKSLQELAQHFLTLDHLTAWADRYPALAQERTPRKIGLILAGNIPAVGFHDILCVLIAGHHAYVKPSSQDEILIRALLKKLVEFEPRLANYLTYTELMKEIDAIIATGSDNSARHFHYYFAHKPHLIRKNRTSVAVLSGNETSEELLGLGRDILTYYGLGCRNVSKVYVPNEYDFTPFFEAIASLETVSNNHKYVHNYDYNRSIYLVNRVPFLDNGFLSVTASDTLVSPISVLFYERYGTVAEVEAKLAEQSEKIQCVVGTTIPASIPFGQTQSPALWDYADGVDTLQFLIELS, from the coding sequence ATGCAATTATCGGATCGAATACAGGCGTTTGTCCAACTGGGAAATTGGCTTAGCAGCGAGAGTGGCAAACAGGAACAGCAGGAATGGGCCGAAATCGCGTATCGTAAAAATGGCTGGTTTATTCCGGAACTGGTTGTGAAGAGTTTACAGGAATTAGCTCAGCACTTTCTCACGCTCGATCATCTGACTGCCTGGGCGGATCGTTACCCTGCCTTAGCCCAGGAGCGTACCCCTCGTAAAATTGGATTGATTCTGGCGGGGAATATTCCCGCCGTTGGTTTTCATGATATTCTCTGTGTACTCATTGCCGGACATCATGCGTACGTGAAGCCCAGTTCACAGGATGAAATTCTGATCCGGGCCTTACTGAAAAAACTGGTAGAATTTGAACCACGGTTGGCCAATTACCTGACGTATACAGAATTGATGAAAGAAATCGACGCCATTATCGCGACGGGTTCTGACAATTCCGCCCGGCACTTCCATTACTACTTTGCCCATAAACCGCACCTGATTCGGAAAAACCGTACGTCCGTAGCGGTGCTTTCGGGTAACGAAACGTCCGAAGAACTACTGGGTTTGGGCCGTGACATTCTGACGTATTACGGACTCGGCTGCCGGAATGTTTCGAAAGTATACGTGCCGAACGAATACGATTTCACCCCCTTCTTTGAGGCAATTGCCTCCCTGGAAACCGTCAGCAACAACCATAAGTACGTTCATAATTACGACTACAATCGTTCTATTTACCTGGTGAACCGTGTGCCCTTCCTCGATAATGGCTTTTTGTCCGTTACCGCAAGTGATACATTGGTCTCTCCTATTTCGGTATTGTTTTACGAACGCTATGGTACCGTTGCCGAGGTCGAGGCCAAACTTGCGGAGCAATCGGAGAAGATTCAGTGCGTGGTCGGTACTACGATTCCAGCTAGTATTCCCTTCGGTCAAACCCAATCGCCCGCACTTTGGGATTACGCCGACGGCGTGGATACGCTTCAGTTTTTGATTGAGCTGTCCTAG
- a CDS encoding acyl-CoA desaturase codes for MQLILPAFIIHWYLSLFSQTFFLHRYSAHKMFTMNKFWERFFYLLTYISQGSSYLSPKGYAILHRMHHAFSDGPRDPHSPHNSTNVFTMMWKTKDIYNAILFGRTKVEPQFDKNYPYWSTIEKMGDSWISRIGWGTAYSLLYIAAFIWFDMHWAFFFLLPIHFLMGPVHGAIVNWSGHKYGYQNYDNNDKSKNSLVLDFLMMGELFQNNHHKLPNQVNFASKWYEFDPTYPVIKTLHWMKIIRLKPVKVRAQEEVEA; via the coding sequence ATGCAACTCATTCTTCCAGCGTTCATCATTCATTGGTACCTGTCGCTTTTTAGCCAGACCTTTTTCTTACATCGTTACTCTGCTCACAAGATGTTTACGATGAATAAGTTCTGGGAGCGGTTCTTTTACCTGCTCACCTACATCTCACAGGGATCCAGCTATCTGAGCCCGAAGGGATACGCGATTTTGCACCGAATGCACCACGCTTTTAGCGACGGACCACGTGATCCGCACTCACCTCACAACTCTACCAACGTCTTCACGATGATGTGGAAGACAAAAGACATTTACAACGCCATTTTGTTTGGTCGTACGAAAGTTGAGCCTCAGTTCGATAAAAACTATCCGTACTGGAGCACGATCGAAAAAATGGGTGATTCCTGGATTTCACGCATTGGCTGGGGTACGGCCTATTCTTTGCTGTACATTGCCGCATTCATCTGGTTTGATATGCACTGGGCGTTTTTCTTCCTGTTGCCGATTCACTTCCTGATGGGTCCCGTACACGGAGCAATCGTAAACTGGAGCGGTCACAAGTATGGCTATCAGAACTACGACAACAACGATAAATCGAAAAACTCCCTGGTACTGGATTTCCTGATGATGGGCGAGTTGTTCCAAAACAACCACCACAAACTGCCTAACCAGGTAAACTTTGCTTCAAAGTGGTACGAATTTGATCCTACCTACCCGGTCATCAAAACGCTCCACTGGATGAAGATCATCCGTCTAAAACCCGTAAAAGTTCGGGCTCAGGAGGAAGTAGAAGCGTAA